One window from the genome of Candidatus Zixiibacteriota bacterium encodes:
- a CDS encoding exosortase/archaeosortase family protein, which yields MEIRTAPTTDKRFIYLIAAILLAVYLPALVDLVSDWATDSNYSHGFLVPIISAYLIWRKRKELAAIEICSSKAGLAIIIAGLILFILGNGASEYFTVRISLVVIIFGLALYFFGGPMIKRTWFELLFLVFMIPIPYVIYFSATFPMQLLASKVTVAVLNLIGMPVVRQGNIIHLPEHSLEVAEACSGMRSLVSLLALGAIYAYLTQKRFSAKLILFLSTIPIAVLGNVFRVFITALIVYTTELNITEEPIHSIMGATVFVIAFIFLLIFGAILRKVFK from the coding sequence ATGGAAATTCGAACCGCCCCGACCACAGACAAGAGATTTATCTATCTGATAGCTGCCATTCTGCTGGCGGTCTATTTGCCGGCTCTGGTAGACCTGGTCTCGGACTGGGCTACCGACAGCAACTATTCCCACGGTTTTCTGGTGCCGATTATTTCGGCTTATCTTATCTGGCGGAAACGGAAAGAGCTGGCGGCGATAGAGATATGCTCCAGCAAAGCGGGCCTGGCGATCATTATCGCCGGATTGATCCTTTTCATTCTGGGAAACGGCGCCTCGGAATATTTCACGGTTCGGATTTCGCTGGTGGTGATAATCTTCGGACTGGCGCTCTATTTCTTCGGCGGGCCGATGATCAAGCGCACCTGGTTTGAGCTTCTCTTTCTGGTATTTATGATACCGATACCATATGTTATCTATTTTTCGGCCACTTTCCCGATGCAGCTTCTGGCCAGCAAAGTGACCGTGGCGGTTCTCAACCTCATCGGGATGCCGGTGGTGCGGCAAGGAAACATTATTCACCTTCCCGAGCATTCTCTTGAGGTAGCCGAGGCCTGTTCCGGGATGCGCTCACTGGTCTCGCTTCTGGCGCTGGGGGCTATTTATGCCTATCTGACCCAAAAAAGATTTTCGGCCAAATTGATTTTATTCCTCTCGACCATACCAATTGCCGTTCTCGGCAATGTCTTCCGGGTCTTTATCACCGCTCTGATCGTTTATACGACTGAATTGAATATTACCGAGGAGCCGATTCATTCGATTATGGGAGCCACGGTCTTTGTTATTGCCTTTATCTTTTTGCTGATTTTCGGCGCTATATTGAGGAAGGTGTTCAAATGA
- a CDS encoding EpsI family protein, with amino-acid sequence MKNHYFLAIALIIIGGIFGNILRYTGRLPDKGPDFSLIPGQLEQYVGKEIVLDESTYEVLKADTSIFRDYVGSDQSRDNLFVAYFKSQKYGSQIHSPKHCLPGGGWRIETIRPYRLKLPDGTSIEVNLLTITNGEYKSVMFYWYQTRSGSIRSEYGLKLDLVKNSLLFRPTDAAIVRLTVDAPDGDIKNAVARGVRFLDTFYSYIAKSLPF; translated from the coding sequence ATGAAGAATCATTATTTTCTCGCCATAGCGCTGATTATTATCGGCGGCATTTTCGGGAATATCCTCCGTTACACGGGACGGCTTCCCGATAAGGGGCCTGATTTTTCTCTGATTCCGGGACAACTGGAGCAGTATGTCGGGAAGGAAATTGTTCTGGATGAGTCCACTTATGAGGTTCTTAAGGCCGATACCAGTATCTTCCGTGATTATGTGGGGAGCGACCAGAGCCGGGATAATCTTTTTGTGGCCTATTTCAAGTCGCAGAAATACGGCAGTCAGATACATTCGCCAAAGCACTGCCTGCCCGGCGGCGGCTGGCGGATTGAAACGATTCGGCCATATCGGCTCAAACTGCCGGATGGAACCTCAATAGAGGTCAACCTTCTGACTATCACCAATGGGGAATATAAATCGGTCATGTTTTACTGGTATCAGACCCGTTCCGGGTCGATCCGAAGCGAGTATGGACTGAAACTTGATTTGGTAAAAAATTCTCTTCTCTTTCGCCCGACCGATGCGGCTATTGTCCGGTTGACAGTAGATGCCCCCGATGGGGATATCAAAAATGCGGTGGCGCGAGGGGTTCGTTTTCTTGACACATTCTATTCCTATATAGCCAAATCTCTCCCCTTTTAG